A genomic region of Enterococcus sp. 12C11_DIV0727 contains the following coding sequences:
- the msrA gene encoding peptide-methionine (S)-S-oxide reductase MsrA: MEHKYEKAIFAGGCFWCMVKPFDTQPGIISVVAGYTGGHVVNPTYEQVTSGMTGHTEAVEITYDPAIIPYEKLVETYWQQTDPTDALGQFADRGDSYRPVIFYTNEAQKISAEKSKAALQASGRFTQPIVTKIEPAQAFYPAEDYHQDYYKKHSVHYSLYKEGSGRAGFIRKNWKAK; the protein is encoded by the coding sequence ATGGAACACAAATACGAAAAAGCGATTTTTGCAGGAGGCTGTTTTTGGTGTATGGTCAAACCATTTGATACTCAACCAGGTATTATTTCGGTTGTAGCTGGATATACTGGTGGACATGTCGTAAATCCAACCTATGAGCAAGTCACATCAGGAATGACCGGTCACACAGAAGCCGTTGAGATAACCTATGATCCTGCGATTATTCCATATGAAAAACTAGTAGAAACGTATTGGCAGCAAACAGATCCAACCGATGCATTAGGACAATTTGCAGATCGTGGGGATTCTTATCGACCTGTTATCTTTTATACAAATGAAGCACAAAAGATAAGCGCAGAAAAATCAAAAGCGGCATTACAAGCAAGTGGTCGCTTTACGCAGCCAATCGTTACCAAGATTGAGCCAGCACAAGCTTTTTATCCAGCAGAAGACTATCACCAAGATTATTATAAAAAGCATAGTGTACATTATAGTCTGTATAAGGAAGGTTCCGGACGTGCTGGATTTATTCGGAAAAATTGGAAAGCTAAATAA
- a CDS encoding prepilin peptidase: MSIIYFIIGSVIGSFLCLVAERIPANRSIVRPASHCTYCQTKLKMVELIPIVSILCLGFRCRYCKCKLSYVYFFSELIFGSLCFYVLLEAVHPVYSLFFLSMAVVLSLTDLFYLIVEPRLFYTCSILLCIGHIYLALPFFPFTSLILFIALQILNYIFPDSVGGGDIFLLTVWGLFLGGESIIFLLFIASSSGLLFLFIYQYILKKTIRQLPFVPFLSIGLFFALIWK, encoded by the coding sequence ATGTCGATTATTTATTTTATTATTGGTAGTGTGATAGGTTCATTTCTTTGTTTAGTGGCAGAACGTATACCTGCCAACCGATCAATAGTGCGCCCCGCTTCCCACTGTACTTATTGCCAAACTAAATTGAAGATGGTCGAATTGATCCCAATTGTTTCAATTCTATGTTTGGGTTTTCGCTGTCGTTACTGCAAATGTAAGCTATCTTATGTTTATTTTTTTAGCGAGTTGATTTTCGGATCACTTTGTTTTTATGTATTGCTTGAAGCGGTTCATCCTGTTTATTCTCTATTTTTTTTATCGATGGCTGTCGTTTTATCTTTAACTGACCTCTTTTATTTAATCGTAGAACCTAGATTATTTTACACCTGTTCCATCTTATTATGTATTGGACATATTTATTTGGCATTACCTTTTTTTCCGTTTACAAGCTTGATTCTATTCATTGCTTTACAGATACTAAACTATATCTTTCCTGATTCTGTGGGAGGTGGCGACATCTTTTTGTTAACGGTGTGGGGCTTATTTTTAGGTGGAGAGTCGATTATATTTTTATTGTTCATTGCCAGCAGTAGTGGCTTACTTTTTCTTTTCATCTACCAATACATTTTAAAGAAAACTATCCGACAACTACCTTTTGTGCCTTTTTTAAGTATCGGTCTATTTTTTGCACTAATATGGAAATAA
- a CDS encoding gluconokinase, producing the protein MEKIAIGVDIGTTQTKAVAFSEDGAVQASAYIRYPLIQETEGMAEQDIDQIFQAVITCIGAVVAKVQPHEISVVSFSTAMHGLIVMDKNHQPLTRVITWADNRAEKYAEELKNTALGTSIYQKTGLPMHPMTPFHKMRWLKEEFPKVYEQADKFIGMKDYIFYRLFDQYITDISTASGTGFLNIHDLIWDQQALAELEITTEQLPRLVKPTQQLTGLKEEWLKLLGLTPQTIFVLGGADGPLSNLGLGALNQGTATLTVGTSGALRYIVEQPQTHPQAETFCCVLDEYHWVIGGATSNGAGIFDWACENFLKEVQMEARETGKNPYDAVMELVKETPAGAKGLLFHPYLLGERAPLWDAEAAGNFVGLKRNHDDKIMMRAVVEGICLNLKRILTELEELGGSVKEIRATGGFADSKVFKQIMADVFGYRLSMTESVEASAMGAVLLGWQSLGKIPSLKAAGDLVEICEIVEPNSEKQQIYQQIYPLFSTTQQQLSASYHQLAKLRADLD; encoded by the coding sequence ATGGAAAAAATAGCAATTGGTGTAGATATTGGTACAACGCAAACAAAGGCAGTCGCTTTTAGTGAGGATGGAGCAGTTCAAGCATCTGCTTATATTCGTTACCCGCTCATTCAGGAAACAGAAGGTATGGCAGAGCAAGATATAGATCAGATTTTTCAAGCAGTCATTACTTGTATTGGTGCGGTTGTGGCAAAAGTGCAGCCACATGAAATTTCAGTAGTATCCTTTTCAACTGCGATGCATGGCTTGATCGTAATGGATAAAAATCATCAGCCGTTGACAAGAGTCATTACATGGGCTGATAATCGTGCAGAAAAATACGCGGAAGAACTAAAAAATACGGCATTAGGAACATCTATTTATCAAAAAACAGGGTTACCGATGCACCCAATGACCCCGTTTCATAAAATGCGCTGGCTGAAGGAAGAGTTTCCGAAGGTTTATGAACAAGCAGACAAATTTATTGGGATGAAAGACTATATTTTTTATCGTTTATTTGATCAATATATTACCGATATCAGCACTGCTTCAGGAACAGGATTTTTAAATATTCATGATCTGATATGGGATCAACAAGCATTAGCGGAGCTGGAAATTACTACAGAGCAGTTGCCAAGACTAGTTAAACCTACTCAGCAACTAACTGGTTTAAAAGAAGAGTGGTTAAAACTATTAGGATTGACGCCTCAAACAATTTTTGTGTTAGGCGGAGCAGATGGTCCATTATCAAATTTAGGCTTAGGTGCTTTAAATCAAGGAACGGCTACTTTAACGGTTGGAACCAGTGGCGCATTGCGCTATATTGTTGAGCAGCCCCAGACGCATCCACAAGCAGAGACTTTTTGTTGTGTGCTAGATGAATATCATTGGGTAATTGGCGGTGCAACAAGTAATGGCGCTGGTATTTTTGACTGGGCTTGTGAAAATTTCTTGAAAGAAGTTCAAATGGAAGCTCGTGAGACTGGAAAAAATCCTTATGATGCCGTGATGGAACTTGTGAAGGAGACACCGGCAGGAGCTAAAGGCTTATTGTTTCATCCTTATTTATTAGGAGAACGGGCACCATTATGGGATGCGGAAGCTGCCGGTAATTTTGTTGGACTGAAAAGAAATCATGATGATAAGATTATGATGCGAGCTGTGGTTGAAGGAATTTGTTTGAATTTGAAACGTATTTTAACGGAATTGGAAGAGCTAGGCGGATCAGTGAAGGAAATTCGGGCTACAGGCGGATTTGCTGATTCAAAGGTTTTTAAACAGATCATGGCAGATGTTTTTGGTTATAGGTTATCAATGACAGAAAGTGTCGAGGCATCTGCCATGGGGGCAGTTCTATTAGGCTGGCAAAGCTTAGGAAAAATTCCCAGCTTGAAAGCAGCCGGTGATTTGGTAGAGATTTGTGAAATAGTTGAACCGAATAGTGAAAAGCAGCAAATTTATCAACAGATTTATCCACTATTTAGCACAACGCAACAGCAACTATCAGCCAGTTATCATCAATTAGCCAAACTAAGAGCTGATTTAGACTAA
- a CDS encoding DUF5105 domain-containing protein codes for MKKVWITFLLLVGIFLTSCGSKGISAEEAGELFVDRLVYQKRENEFAKEFRDGERVGKELDNNSNTFEENFAKGLSSTGAKVPQKAANQLTKELLQQTKAKTSYKIIKIDETKTGAVISYYVTGLDLVSAMQDMTRQLVKETLADPEIAKDDQKTLDATFSILEERVKSIKIKTDPVQLKLRLEKEKGKWFIPDNQKEAVSNLFLAFISGSENTEAMNQELEEAMNEVAKEIIDSLDTMPLPNNN; via the coding sequence ATGAAAAAAGTCTGGATCACTTTTTTGCTTTTGGTCGGGATTTTTCTGACAAGTTGCGGCTCAAAAGGGATTTCCGCAGAAGAGGCAGGTGAATTGTTTGTTGATCGCCTGGTCTACCAGAAAAGAGAAAATGAATTTGCGAAGGAATTTCGTGACGGCGAACGAGTAGGCAAAGAGTTAGATAACAACAGTAATACGTTTGAAGAAAACTTTGCAAAAGGATTATCCTCGACAGGTGCCAAAGTTCCGCAAAAAGCAGCAAATCAATTAACAAAAGAATTATTACAACAGACAAAAGCAAAAACATCCTATAAGATTATTAAAATAGATGAAACAAAAACCGGGGCTGTAATTTCTTATTATGTAACTGGGTTAGATTTAGTGAGTGCTATGCAGGATATGACCAGACAGCTCGTAAAAGAAACTTTAGCTGATCCGGAAATAGCGAAAGATGATCAAAAAACACTAGATGCAACTTTTTCTATTTTGGAAGAACGAGTCAAATCAATTAAAATCAAAACAGATCCAGTTCAGCTTAAATTACGTTTAGAAAAGGAAAAGGGTAAATGGTTTATACCAGATAATCAAAAAGAAGCTGTATCCAATTTGTTCCTAGCATTTATTTCGGGTTCTGAAAATACAGAAGCGATGAATCAGGAGCTAGAAGAGGCAATGAATGAAGTTGCTAAAGAAATTATTGACTCATTAGATACTATGCCACTACCTAATAACAATTGA
- a CDS encoding Dps family protein produces MKFEQTKEVLNQLVADLSQFSVVIHQTHWYMRGPEFLTLHPKMDEYMDQINDQLDVVSERLITLDGAPYSTLQEFADHTGIADEIGTYERSIPERMEKLVEGYRYLADLYQKGIDVSGDEGDDSTQDIFIANKTDIEKNIWMLQAKLGKAPGIDADSRTKTR; encoded by the coding sequence ATGAAATTTGAACAAACTAAAGAAGTATTGAACCAACTAGTTGCAGATCTAAGCCAGTTTTCAGTGGTAATCCACCAAACACACTGGTATATGCGTGGCCCAGAATTCTTGACATTGCACCCTAAAATGGATGAATACATGGACCAAATCAATGACCAATTAGATGTTGTTTCTGAACGTTTGATTACATTAGATGGAGCTCCGTATTCAACTTTACAAGAATTTGCAGATCATACTGGTATTGCAGATGAAATTGGTACTTACGAACGCTCAATTCCTGAACGTATGGAAAAATTAGTAGAAGGTTACCGTTATTTAGCTGATTTATACCAAAAAGGAATCGATGTTTCTGGTGATGAAGGTGATGATTCTACACAAGATATCTTTATCGCAAACAAAACTGATATTGAGAAAAACATTTGGATGTTGCAAGCAAAATTAGGGAAAGCACCTGGTATTGATGCAGATTCACGTACTAAAACTCGTTAA
- the argH gene encoding argininosuccinate lyase: protein MGKLWGGRFEGKSEAWIDSFGASIPFDQTLAKQDIIGSLAHVKMLAKTGILTTDEAKQITFGLNTLQQKLNAGELEFSIENEDIHLNIEKHLHEEIGLVAGKLHTGRSRNDQVATDMHLYLKEVVQEVIEKIHLLRQVLVDKAEENIETIMPGYTHLQHAQPISFAHHMMAYYGMLTRDQERFSESLKRIDISPLGCAALAGTTFPIDRAYSAELLGFASIYDNSLDGVSDRDFILEFLSNSSILMMHLSRFCEEIILWCSHEFQFIELTDTFSTGSSIMPQKKNPDMAELVRGKSGRVYGNLFSLLTVLKGLPLAYNKDLQEDKEGMFDTSHTILTSLEMMAGMVESMTLNTAIMEKATEKDFSNATELADYLANKGLPFRQAHEIVGKLVLECTKQGIYLQDVPLEKYQTITPLIEADIYQTLASKTAVERRTSYGGTGFGQVQAAIMRSKLKLANEEN from the coding sequence ATGGGAAAATTATGGGGCGGACGTTTTGAAGGAAAAAGTGAAGCCTGGATCGATTCATTCGGTGCTTCGATCCCTTTCGATCAAACATTAGCCAAACAAGATATTATAGGGAGTCTCGCACATGTAAAAATGTTAGCTAAAACAGGTATTTTAACGACTGATGAAGCCAAACAGATTACTTTCGGACTTAATACTCTTCAGCAAAAACTAAACGCTGGTGAGCTAGAATTCAGTATAGAAAATGAAGATATCCATTTGAATATCGAAAAGCACTTACATGAAGAAATTGGTCTTGTGGCTGGCAAATTACATACAGGACGCAGCCGAAATGATCAGGTGGCAACCGATATGCATCTTTACTTAAAAGAAGTCGTTCAAGAAGTCATCGAAAAGATCCATTTACTGCGCCAAGTCTTAGTGGATAAAGCTGAGGAAAATATTGAAACGATCATGCCTGGCTATACACATTTGCAGCATGCTCAACCGATTTCATTTGCCCACCATATGATGGCCTATTATGGAATGCTAACTCGAGACCAAGAACGTTTTTCAGAGAGCTTAAAACGAATCGATATCTCGCCATTGGGCTGTGCAGCACTCGCTGGTACGACATTTCCCATCGATCGAGCCTATTCCGCTGAACTATTAGGTTTTGCTTCGATTTATGACAATAGCTTGGATGGCGTGAGTGACCGTGACTTTATTCTAGAATTTCTTAGCAATAGTTCTATTTTAATGATGCACCTTTCGAGATTTTGCGAAGAAATCATTTTATGGTGTAGTCACGAATTTCAATTTATAGAATTGACTGATACTTTTTCCACTGGCAGCTCGATTATGCCACAGAAAAAAAATCCTGACATGGCGGAATTGGTTCGAGGAAAGTCCGGTCGCGTATATGGCAATTTATTCAGCCTTTTAACCGTTTTAAAAGGGCTACCATTAGCTTACAACAAAGACCTACAAGAAGACAAAGAGGGGATGTTTGATACGTCTCACACGATCTTAACTAGTTTAGAGATGATGGCTGGTATGGTTGAGTCAATGACGCTGAATACAGCCATCATGGAAAAAGCAACTGAAAAAGATTTTTCAAATGCTACAGAATTAGCAGACTACCTAGCCAACAAAGGGTTACCATTCAGGCAAGCACATGAAATTGTTGGTAAATTAGTCCTAGAATGTACAAAGCAAGGCATCTACTTACAAGATGTTCCCTTAGAAAAATACCAAACGATTACCCCCTTGATCGAAGCTGACATCTACCAAACTTTAGCCTCAAAAACAGCTGTTGAACGGCGGACTTCATACGGCGGAACAGGCTTTGGACAAGTCCAAGCTGCCATTATGCGTAGTAAGCTGAAACTAGCTAACGAAGAAAACTAA
- a CDS encoding argininosuccinate synthase, producing the protein MKEKVVLAYSGGLDTSVAVKWLVDEGYDVIACCLDVGEKKDLDFIKNKALEVGASASYTIDAKEEFAQEFALIALQGHTFYEQSYPLVSALSRPLIAKKLVELAHETGATTIAHGCTGKGNDQVRFEVAINALAPEISVIAPVREWKWSREEEINYAKEKGVPVPADLDNPYSVDQNLWGRANECGILEDPWATPPEGAYELTTSLENAPDEADVIELTFVEGVPTAINGKSMLLSELILDLNDLAGKHGIGRIDHVENRLVGIKSREVYECPAAITLMTAHKELEDLTFVRELAHFKPIIENQLSQIIYDGLWFNPLTDALIAFLKSTQKYVNGVVRVKLFKGHAIVEGRKSENSLYNENLATYTSADTFDQAAAVGFIKLWGLPTKVNAEVQASLNKQN; encoded by the coding sequence ATGAAAGAAAAAGTTGTTTTAGCCTACTCTGGAGGATTAGATACCTCTGTTGCTGTTAAATGGTTAGTTGATGAAGGATATGATGTGATTGCCTGCTGTTTGGATGTGGGCGAAAAGAAAGATTTAGATTTTATCAAGAATAAGGCGTTAGAAGTGGGGGCATCTGCGTCTTATACTATTGATGCCAAAGAAGAGTTTGCCCAAGAGTTTGCTTTGATTGCTTTACAAGGCCATACTTTTTATGAGCAATCTTATCCTCTAGTCTCTGCCTTATCTCGTCCTTTGATTGCTAAAAAATTAGTAGAATTGGCTCACGAAACAGGAGCAACAACAATTGCACACGGTTGTACAGGAAAAGGGAATGATCAAGTCCGTTTTGAAGTTGCGATCAATGCCCTTGCACCCGAAATCAGTGTTATTGCACCTGTTCGTGAATGGAAATGGTCTCGTGAAGAAGAAATCAATTACGCTAAAGAAAAAGGGGTACCCGTTCCGGCTGATTTGGATAATCCTTATTCAGTTGACCAAAACCTTTGGGGCCGTGCGAATGAATGCGGCATTTTAGAAGATCCCTGGGCTACACCTCCTGAAGGCGCCTACGAACTAACCACCAGTTTAGAGAATGCACCTGATGAAGCAGATGTCATCGAGCTAACTTTTGTTGAGGGCGTTCCGACAGCCATCAATGGTAAAAGTATGCTGTTATCTGAGTTGATCCTCGATTTAAATGACTTAGCTGGTAAACATGGCATTGGGCGAATCGATCATGTGGAAAACCGCTTAGTGGGAATCAAATCACGTGAAGTTTATGAGTGTCCAGCAGCGATCACTCTAATGACCGCCCATAAAGAGCTAGAAGATTTGACCTTTGTCCGTGAGCTGGCTCACTTCAAACCAATCATCGAAAATCAATTATCACAAATTATTTACGATGGATTATGGTTCAATCCGTTAACAGATGCCTTGATTGCTTTTTTAAAGTCTACTCAAAAATACGTAAATGGCGTAGTTCGAGTAAAATTGTTCAAAGGACATGCAATTGTTGAAGGCCGTAAATCAGAAAATAGTCTCTACAATGAAAATCTAGCAACTTATACATCAGCTGATACTTTTGATCAAGCAGCAGCTGTTGGCTTTATCAAACTTTGGGGCCTACCAACGAAAGTCAATGCGGAAGTTCAAGCATCATTAAATAAGCAAAATTAG
- the rplM gene encoding 50S ribosomal protein L13: MVRTTYMAKSGEVERKWYVVDATDIPMGRLSTVVASILRGKNKPTFTPHVDTGDFVIVINADKIKLTGNKASDKIYYRHSQYPGGLKSVTAGELRDKNSRRLIETSVKGMLPKNTLGRKQFTKLNVYGGAEHPHAAQQPEVLDITNLI; this comes from the coding sequence ATCGTGCGTACAACATATATGGCCAAATCTGGCGAAGTAGAACGTAAATGGTATGTAGTAGATGCAACAGATATCCCAATGGGACGTCTTTCAACTGTAGTTGCTTCTATCTTACGTGGAAAAAATAAACCAACATTCACACCACATGTGGATACTGGAGATTTCGTAATTGTAATTAATGCTGATAAAATCAAATTAACTGGTAACAAAGCAAGTGATAAAATTTACTACCGTCACAGCCAATACCCAGGTGGGTTGAAATCTGTTACTGCTGGTGAATTACGCGATAAAAACTCTCGTCGTTTAATTGAAACTTCTGTAAAAGGTATGCTTCCTAAAAACACTTTAGGCCGTAAACAATTTACTAAGTTGAACGTATACGGTGGAGCTGAGCATCCACATGCTGCACAACAACCAGAAGTATTAGATATTACTAACCTAATTTAA
- the rpsI gene encoding 30S ribosomal protein S9, with protein MAQVQYSGTGRRKKSVARVRLVPGTGKITVNKKDVEEYIPHADLREVINQPFGVTETKGAYDVMVNVNGGGYSGQSGAIRHGIARALLEVDPDFRGALKRAGLLTRDARMVERKKPGLKKARKASQFSKR; from the coding sequence TTGGCTCAAGTACAATATAGCGGCACTGGCCGTCGTAAAAAATCTGTAGCTCGCGTACGTTTAGTACCAGGTACTGGTAAAATTACTGTAAACAAAAAAGATGTTGAAGAATATATTCCACACGCTGACTTGCGTGAAGTTATCAACCAACCATTCGGCGTAACTGAAACTAAAGGCGCTTATGATGTAATGGTAAACGTTAACGGTGGAGGCTACTCTGGTCAATCAGGTGCGATCCGTCACGGTATCGCTCGTGCATTATTAGAAGTAGATCCTGACTTCCGCGGAGCTTTAAAACGCGCTGGTCTTCTTACACGTGATGCCCGTATGGTAGAACGTAAAAAACCAGGTCTTAAGAAAGCTCGTAAAGCTTCACAATTTTCTAAACGTTAA
- a CDS encoding DNA/RNA helicase domain-containing protein, whose translation MSFNKFGTNKSATRYFISKLAGENLVPKDIPSDELSALNDVSAIYVYCSKDLKTYYIGQTNSIIRRHGEHVKELEGDILKYEKYFCEGHIAIFYGNEISSNLNYIEQSLIKLFKEFGAIYDFSIFNGPEGNKSDFIQDKRESLDVEIIHKILCSLKDHDLLNKEINTQIKSLNSLLYRHSPFYELDKKQVEILETVLQSSNIYCQKEDSFSTFIIRGGAGTGKTVLMNHIIAQFFGKNIFLKNGHDKTLKIGVCLKSNMIKPITTIFQSYGKSLKENNIFIGKWMDILLEGEKEEFDYILVDESHRLMQYKNNIFPEIHKQFLKKRKKENVLNLILACSKRTVLFYDDIQRIRPNDIEAIDCEDSYNPIYNFVNSSVYDERLSIQYRIKINADLKNYNRRYAKNYVDYLKYILQLSKKPPQNVDFLETNYFQIVDKMEEVKEYIECKREVFPYKNARVVAGYSRKDRWSGKKGTPNRKIEVKAWSEIDMAWNKDYKSWASVDSEKNRNQVGAIHSVQGYDFDYIGLIIGNDMTCTDGKITVKIKNYKDDRGKIKLKCDELEKYIKNVYYTLLTRGIYGIRVFIEDSDLKKYWEDMNNTLIRASQNKRL comes from the coding sequence ATGAGTTTTAATAAATTTGGAACTAATAAATCAGCAACAAGGTATTTTATTTCTAAGTTAGCAGGTGAAAATCTTGTTCCTAAAGATATTCCAAGTGATGAATTGTCGGCTTTGAATGATGTATCTGCAATATATGTATATTGTAGTAAAGATTTGAAAACGTATTATATTGGTCAAACTAATTCTATAATTAGAAGACATGGTGAGCATGTTAAAGAACTTGAAGGTGATATTCTGAAATATGAAAAGTATTTTTGTGAAGGACATATTGCTATCTTTTATGGTAATGAAATTTCTAGTAATTTAAATTATATCGAACAAAGTTTAATAAAATTATTCAAGGAATTTGGAGCTATATATGATTTTAGTATTTTTAACGGTCCTGAAGGAAATAAATCTGATTTCATTCAAGATAAACGAGAAAGCTTAGATGTTGAAATTATCCATAAAATTTTATGTTCATTAAAGGACCATGATCTCTTAAATAAAGAGATTAATACCCAAATAAAAAGTCTGAATAGCTTGTTATACAGACATAGCCCTTTTTATGAACTGGATAAAAAACAAGTTGAAATTTTAGAAACGGTATTACAATCTTCCAATATATATTGTCAAAAAGAGGATTCATTCAGCACTTTTATTATACGAGGAGGTGCAGGCACTGGAAAAACAGTTTTGATGAATCATATTATTGCTCAATTTTTTGGAAAGAATATTTTTCTTAAAAATGGACATGATAAAACCTTAAAAATCGGAGTTTGTTTAAAATCTAATATGATTAAACCAATAACTACAATTTTTCAATCATATGGAAAAAGTTTGAAAGAAAATAATATTTTTATTGGTAAATGGATGGATATATTATTAGAGGGAGAAAAAGAAGAATTTGACTATATACTAGTTGATGAGTCACACCGTCTAATGCAGTACAAAAATAATATTTTTCCTGAAATACATAAACAATTTTTAAAAAAAAGAAAGAAAGAAAATGTCCTAAATCTCATTTTAGCGTGTTCGAAGAGAACAGTTTTATTTTACGATGATATTCAAAGAATTCGTCCAAATGATATAGAAGCAATAGACTGCGAAGATTCTTATAATCCAATTTACAATTTTGTCAATAGTAGTGTTTATGATGAAAGGCTATCAATTCAATACAGAATAAAGATTAATGCAGATTTAAAAAATTATAATAGGAGGTACGCTAAGAACTATGTGGATTATTTAAAATATATTTTGCAACTTTCAAAAAAACCACCCCAAAATGTAGATTTTTTAGAAACAAATTATTTCCAAATAGTTGATAAGATGGAAGAAGTGAAAGAATATATAGAGTGTAAACGGGAGGTATTCCCTTATAAAAATGCTAGAGTAGTAGCTGGTTATAGTAGAAAAGATAGGTGGTCGGGCAAAAAGGGAACTCCTAATCGAAAAATCGAAGTAAAGGCATGGTCTGAAATTGATATGGCTTGGAATAAAGATTACAAGTCATGGGCAAGTGTAGATTCTGAAAAAAATAGAAATCAGGTAGGTGCTATTCATTCTGTGCAAGGTTATGATTTTGATTATATAGGATTAATAATTGGAAATGATATGACATGTACGGATGGTAAAATTACGGTAAAAATAAAGAATTATAAAGATGATCGAGGAAAAATTAAATTGAAATGTGACGAGTTGGAAAAGTACATAAAAAATGTATATTACACTCTTCTCACAAGAGGAATTTATGGTATCAGAGTATTTATTGAAGATAGTGATTTAAAGAAATACTGGGAAGATATGAATAATACTTTGATAAGGGCGAGTCAGAATAAACGTTTATAA
- a CDS encoding site-specific integrase, with amino-acid sequence MAIKKMNNGKYKVNVYMGASFSRFVAYADTKEEAMILEQEAKLQKLKGEFKKKKGDYTFKEVYEMWWKKKYIITKHHEQSTLDRTKSVFRLHILPFLGDKKIKHVSFDILENLQILWAFGDEEKKIKPYANFKVCVSYTKQVMKYALLKGYIANNPYELLEMPVNEALKRKKEQKRRKKYYSIETVQESLELMKKEHGFQNYTLLALTYYLGATKGEIYPLVWADIDFQKQLISLSHKLVKNKETGIYERVEGMKNGYRFRDVPINDTIANLLKEWKQKQAIKLKQLGIKQTAHQFLFTYVNQKGDVNQPLHTDWLNNKLNQLEKKYGLPHIIPHGLRHTFVSDLLNQGIDGLIIKSLVGHAETSNMIRDVYGHTNEQTKIETIKRLEEYRQASQE; translated from the coding sequence GTGGCAATTAAAAAAATGAATAATGGAAAGTATAAAGTAAATGTCTACATGGGCGCTAGTTTCTCTCGATTTGTTGCCTACGCCGATACAAAAGAAGAAGCTATGATTCTTGAACAAGAAGCGAAACTCCAAAAACTAAAGGGAGAATTCAAAAAAAAGAAAGGCGATTACACATTTAAAGAAGTTTATGAAATGTGGTGGAAAAAGAAATATATTATTACTAAACATCATGAACAAAGTACTTTAGACCGAACGAAAAGTGTTTTTCGCCTTCACATTCTCCCTTTTTTAGGAGATAAAAAAATAAAACATGTATCATTTGATATTCTAGAAAATCTTCAAATTTTATGGGCATTTGGTGACGAAGAAAAGAAGATTAAACCTTATGCAAATTTCAAAGTTTGTGTATCTTACACAAAGCAAGTAATGAAATATGCTTTACTAAAAGGTTATATCGCCAATAACCCTTATGAATTACTGGAAATGCCTGTAAATGAAGCACTCAAACGAAAAAAAGAACAGAAAAGACGAAAAAAATATTATTCTATAGAAACTGTTCAAGAATCTTTAGAATTAATGAAAAAAGAACATGGTTTTCAAAACTATACCCTCTTAGCTTTAACTTATTATTTAGGAGCAACAAAAGGTGAAATTTATCCCCTCGTTTGGGCTGATATTGACTTTCAAAAGCAATTAATCTCTTTATCCCATAAGTTAGTTAAGAACAAAGAAACTGGCATATATGAACGTGTAGAAGGAATGAAAAACGGCTATCGCTTTCGAGATGTTCCAATCAATGATACCATTGCAAATTTATTAAAAGAATGGAAGCAAAAACAAGCAATTAAATTGAAACAACTAGGAATTAAACAAACAGCTCACCAATTTCTATTTACCTATGTGAATCAAAAAGGCGATGTCAACCAACCACTTCATACCGATTGGTTGAACAATAAGTTAAACCAACTAGAGAAAAAATATGGACTTCCTCATATCATCCCTCATGGTTTAAGACACACCTTTGTTTCAGATTTACTAAATCAAGGAATCGATGGTTTAATTATTAAATCTCTTGTCGGTCATGCAGAAACATCTAATATGATTCGAGACGTTTATGGACACACAAATGAACAAACAAAAATTGAAACAATTAAACGTTTGGAAGAATATAGACAAGCGAGTCAAGAGTAA